In Embleya scabrispora, the DNA window ATCGCCGAGAGGGTGAGGCTTGGCCTGTGGAAAACGCCTCGACGCTGCTGCCGGTGACCCCGGCGCTGGGGGTCGTCGCCGTGCTGCTCCTGGCCGCCGCGACGGCGGTGGCGGCGCTTGCGCGGCTCGGCCACGGGCGGGCGGTGGTGCTGTCCGGGGTGCGGGCGACGGCGCAGTTGCTGGCGGTGTCGTTCGTCATCACACACGTGGTGGACCGGCTCGGGTTCGCGGCGCTGTTCGTGGTGATGATGTACACCGTCGCGGCGCTGACCGCGGCCGGGAGGGTGACCGCGACGCGCCGGTTGTTCTGGCCGGCGGTGCCGATCGTGGTGGCGACGGGGCCGACCCTGGTGCTGCTGTGGGCGAGCGGACTGGTGCCGGCGAAGGGCATCGTGCTGATCCCGGTCGCGGGGATCCTGATCGGCGGCGCGATGACCGCGACGGTGCTGGCGGGGCGCCGGGCGCTGGAGGAGTTGACACAGCGTCATGGCGAGGTCGAAGCCGCTCTGACCTTGGGTTTCACCGATCGGGACGCGGCGATGGAGATCTGTCGGCCGGCCGCTTCGGGGGCGCTGATCCCGGCCCTGGACCAGACCAGGACGGTGGGGTTGGTGACCCTGCCGGGGGCCTTCGTGGGGATGCTGCTCGGTGGTGCGACGCCGTTGCAGGCGGGAGCGGTGCAGTTGTTCGTGTTGGTCGCGCTGCTACAGGTCCAGGCGGTCGCGGTGGCCTTGACGATCGAGTTGGCGGCGCGGGGACGGCTGGTGCGGGCGGCCTCGGGTCAGGGGGCCAGGGGCGGCTCGGGCACGTAGCGGTAGGTCTGCCCGCGCACCGCCGAGCGCATGGTCGAGTCGCTGACGCCGTACTCGCGGGCGAGCCGGTACACCGACACCCCGCCCCGAGCCCGACGCCGGCAGGCGGCCACGTCCTCGGGGGTGAGGCGGCGTCGATCGCCGGGTGTGGGGAAATCCACGGGCCTGTGGATAACCCTGTGGATATCGCTGTGGACAACCTGGGGATCGTTGTGGGTTTCCGAGGTGGGAGGGGTCGTGTTACGGGTGTCTGTGGACAACGGGGCGGCCGACTCGAAGCCGGCGGTGAGGCGGGCCACGGCCATGGTGTTGATCTCGACGGCCTTGGTGAGGTCTCCGGTGCGCTCGGCGAGATCGGCGATCGAGCCGATGGCGCGGGAGAGGAGCGCGTCCATGTTTTCGCTGGTGGCGGGCGTGTAGCGGCCGGTGCGGCGGATGGTGGGGAGGACATCGTGGGTGACCCAGCGGCGGAAGGGTTTGGCCTCGGGCTTCTTGCTGCGCAGGATCAGCGTGTAGAGGCCGGACTCGCTGACGAAGGTCATGTTCGGATTGCCCCGATTAATTCCGTAAGGATTGCTTACGCTATTCCCCTGACCTGCGGTTTTGCTGACGAATACCGTAAGCTTCTCGTCCGGGTCCAGGATGCTGACCGCCGCGCGTGAGTTGCTGTGCCGCAGGACCTCGCAGACGTCGGCCGCGCAGAACCAAGGCTCGCCGGCGATCATCACCACGCGCACCTGGCTGCATCCGGCGAACGTGAAGATCTCGACCGCGTTCTCGTCACCCATCCCGGTCCCCTGCATGTTTGAAATCGATTATCACGTTTGCCCGAATAACTCCGTGCCATATTGACACGGTATCCACCTGACCTGCGGTTTTGTGGGCGGTTCCCAGCCTGCGGCATGCGCTGCGGCGCGACCGCTCGGAGCGACCCGCGTCCCCCGAATGGCCTATTGCGTTCGCTCGTACGAGTGAACGGGGCGTGGGTGGTCGGTTTTCGGAGTCGAGAGGCAGGTTTGTTCGCTCTCGGGGGATTCGCGGACTGGCCCGCCGGTTGTCTGGGCTCCACGGCTATCGTTGATCTCACGGTGTGACCGGACGACCACGGGGAGGGGTCTTGGCTGGTGGTGGGGGTGCTTCGGCGCGGGTCCGGGTGGAGACCGGGGCGTTGCGGCAGGGGGCGGGGGTGGCCCGTGATGTGGCGGAAGGGTTGCGGCGGGCGGTCGGTGGGCTCGATGGGGTCGTCGCCGGCTGCCCGGGGTTTGCGATCGTGGCGGCGGTCGAGGCGGTGACGGCCGCGTGGGTGGCGCATGTACGGGCGCTCGCCGAGGGTTTCGCCGGGATGGGCGACCTTCTCGTGGCCGACGCCGACGCGCATGATCGGGCCGATCGGGCGGCGGCCGGTGTGTTCGCCGAGGGTGGGCGCCGATGGTGACGGTGGCCGGCCTGCGGGACGCGGCATTGGGCGGGCTTGATCGGGCGGTGGCCGAGTGGGCCGAACTGGCCGCCGCGTTGGACGCGTTGGTCGGGCGCGCGACGACCGGTGTGGGTGGACCGTTGCGCGCCTCGCACTGGACGGGCGCGGATGCCGACGCGGCGGCGCGGACGGTGGCCGCGCGCGGTGAACAGGTCGCGGTGGCGGCGCAGGAGGCCCGGTGCGTGCTGACCGTCCTGGACACGGCCGCCGAGCAGCTTCGGGCCGCCCAGCGCGAGGTGCGGGCCCGCCTGATGGAGGCGGCGGGCGCCGGGTTCACCGTGTCCGAGGACGGGCGGGCCGCGCCGGCCGACGCGGGTCGGACGGCCGACGCGGCGACGGTCGAGCGGCGCCTGGCCGAGCCGGTTCGGCGGGCGGCCGAGATCGACGACCGCTGTGCGCGGGCGCTGGCCCGGTTGCATCCGACCCCGGCGCCCGACTGGGCGGACACGGCCGCCGACCGCGTGGCCGTGACGGCGTTGGCGGGGTTGCGCCCCGGCACGATCCCGAAGGGCGATCCGGCCGCGGCGGCCCGCTGGTGGGCGGGGCTGAGCGCGACGGACCGGGCGCGGTATCAGGCCGCGTACCCGGCGCTGCTCGGCGCGACGGACGGGCTCCCGACGCAGGTGCGGGACCGGGCCAACCGGGTCGCGCTGGCCGAGGCGAAGGCCGCCGTGACCGCCGAACTCGCGACGGCCCGGGCCGAGCGGGACGCGGCGGGTCGGGTCGATGACGCCCGCCGGCGATTGCGGGTCACCGACCTCAAGGGCCGCCTGGCCGCGATCGGGTCGCTGGAGGCCGTCCTCGGCTCCGCCGCCGACCTGTTCCTGATGGGCTTCGACGCCCGGGACGACGGCCGGGCGATCGTGGCCATCGGCAACCCCGACCGGGCCGCCCACACCGCCGTGTACGTCCCCGGCACCGGCGCGCGCTTGGCGCACATCGGCGCGGACGTCGCCCGGATGCGCAGCCTGTGGCAGGCGGCCGGTCGGCTGACGGACCCCGGCGAGGTCTCGGCGATCACGTGGGTCGGCTACGACGCGCCGGACACCCTGGTCCACGCGGTGTCCACGTCCTACGCGGACACCGCCGCGCCGGCCCTCGCGACGTTCCTGCGCGGCGTCGGGGTGGCCCAGGGGATCGAGACGAACCGGCATCTGACGGTGATCGGCCACAGCTACGGCTCGGTCGTGCTCGGGCAGGCCGCCCAGCGCGACGAAGGGCTGTTGGTCAAGGACGTGATCGTCGTCGGCAGCCCCGGCATACACGTGACCCGCGCCGCGGATCTCGACCTCGACCCGCGGCACGTCTGGGTGGGAGCCGCGCACGACGACATGGTCGTCGCCCTCGGCTCCGGAGCGCACGCCCCCGCCGTGGACGGCGGGGGCGGCAGACCCCGGCGGGTCACCCCGGACGACGCGGGGTTCGGCGCCAACCGCTTCACGACCGACGGCGCCGAGGGCCACAGCGAATACTGGTCCACGCGCCGGCCGACCGCCCTGGACAACCAGGCCGCGATCGTCGTCGGGAACTACGCGGCCGTCCGACTCCTGTGGGGAGCGCGTCCGTGACGGGTCAGGGCGTCACCGGCGGCCGGGCCGGCCGCAGGCGGAAGGTCGCCCAGAAGAGCACGGACAACACGGCCGCCCCGGCGAAGAGGTACATCGAGCGCAGCCACATGGTCCGAGTGGTGCCGCCGGCGACGCCCGTGGGGTCGAGCAGGGTCAGCGTGAACAGGAACAGGGCCGCCACGTAGATCGCCGCCCAGGCCCAGCGGTTCCATCGCCACAGCGCGTGGCCGTCCATGAAGCGCATCGGGAGCAGGCCGAAGACCAGGCCGACCACCGAGGCCACGAAGCACTGGGTGAGCAGGTCCTCCGCGAGGACCCACCCGAAGGGGGCGCCGTCGGAGTCGTTCAGGACGTGGGTGACCGGGATGCGCCACACCCACGAGACCACCGCGAGGCCGGCCAGCGACCACGAGCCGAGGGCGATCGCGCGGCCCTCGTCGGCCGGCGACAGTCGGCGCAGGCCCGCCGAGGTGAAGGCCAGGAACAGGCCGTACACATAGCCCGGCGCCATCCCGAGCAGTCGCGACGCCGCCGCGAGGAGTACCGCGACGACCAGCGCCCCCGGCACCAGGTGCGGCAGGGCACGGATGCGCGAGATCCGGCGCCGGTACGCCTCGGCCGGACCCTCGTACACCAGCACCCCCAGCGGCACCGCCGCCACCAGCGCCAGGGCCAGCGCACCGGTCCCGGCGTTCCAGCCCGTGCCGGGTTCCACCGCCACGCACGTGGCCGCCGAGAGCACGACGAAGGCGAGCACCTGCAACTCGGGCACCCGTGGCTGTGATCGTGGTCGGGCCGCCCCCGGCCGCAGTCGGCGCCGGATGCGCAGCCGGTTCTCCGCCCACGTGCGGTTGAACAACTCCGCCGAGAAGCCCAGCACCGGCAGCGCCGCCAGCGCGGTCGCGCCCGCCACGACCACCGGCCGGGGCTCGTCGAACAGATCGGCCGGACTCGGCAGGTTCACCGCCGCCTCCGAACGGTCCCCGACCGGCTCCGCGTCCTTCGTCGCGGCCACCACCGCGAGCTGCACCGACACGTCGCCGTCGTAGCCGGCCCCACCCACACAGGCGACCGTCAACGCGCCCGCGCCATCCGCCAGTCCGCTCGGCACGGTGACCTCGCCCGCGAACCGCCCGTCGGCCGCCACCGGCACCCGCCCGAACTCGTTCGTGCCGTGCCGCACGCTCAATGCCCCGGCCCCGCCGTCGACCGGCCGTCCGCATCCGACGAACCCGCTGCCCTCGACCCGCAGCG includes these proteins:
- a CDS encoding ABC transporter permease; this encodes MENASTLLPVTPALGVVAVLLLAAATAVAALARLGHGRAVVLSGVRATAQLLAVSFVITHVVDRLGFAALFVVMMYTVAALTAAGRVTATRRLFWPAVPIVVATGPTLVLLWASGLVPAKGIVLIPVAGILIGGAMTATVLAGRRALEELTQRHGEVEAALTLGFTDRDAAMEICRPAASGALIPALDQTRTVGLVTLPGAFVGMLLGGATPLQAGAVQLFVLVALLQVQAVAVALTIELAARGRLVRAASGQGARGGSGT
- a CDS encoding alpha/beta hydrolase, coding for MVTVAGLRDAALGGLDRAVAEWAELAAALDALVGRATTGVGGPLRASHWTGADADAAARTVAARGEQVAVAAQEARCVLTVLDTAAEQLRAAQREVRARLMEAAGAGFTVSEDGRAAPADAGRTADAATVERRLAEPVRRAAEIDDRCARALARLHPTPAPDWADTAADRVAVTALAGLRPGTIPKGDPAAAARWWAGLSATDRARYQAAYPALLGATDGLPTQVRDRANRVALAEAKAAVTAELATARAERDAAGRVDDARRRLRVTDLKGRLAAIGSLEAVLGSAADLFLMGFDARDDGRAIVAIGNPDRAAHTAVYVPGTGARLAHIGADVARMRSLWQAAGRLTDPGEVSAITWVGYDAPDTLVHAVSTSYADTAAPALATFLRGVGVAQGIETNRHLTVIGHSYGSVVLGQAAQRDEGLLVKDVIVVGSPGIHVTRAADLDLDPRHVWVGAAHDDMVVALGSGAHAPAVDGGGGRPRRVTPDDAGFGANRFTTDGAEGHSEYWSTRRPTALDNQAAIVVGNYAAVRLLWGARP
- a CDS encoding BRO family protein; this encodes MGDENAVEIFTFAGCSQVRVVMIAGEPWFCAADVCEVLRHSNSRAAVSILDPDEKLTVFVSKTAGQGNSVSNPYGINRGNPNMTFVSESGLYTLILRSKKPEAKPFRRWVTHDVLPTIRRTGRYTPATSENMDALLSRAIGSIADLAERTGDLTKAVEINTMAVARLTAGFESAAPLSTDTRNTTPPTSETHNDPQVVHSDIHRVIHRPVDFPTPGDRRRLTPEDVAACRRRARGGVSVYRLAREYGVSDSTMRSAVRGQTYRYVPEPPLAP
- a CDS encoding FGLLP motif-containing membrane protein, which produces MDETPARRRTALRVAVGCGIGAIALTLAPIGMGGSAASAADGPTVSGPTGAVRPGDTVTIRGSGLTGCPTNTVDVYLASVNGGSSGEYDELLAAGLPVDAGHSIAFRHVIPTPVYSSNGATGQIVQAVNRIVVRCPGQENDLAQTPIEINEFRKEETASPPADLRARRILVEPATGLPGTEVTLWTNLRCGQSNADDDARVTWDGHFLAKLSIFDPAGTSYRFIVPEGPTRGPRPITVSCFAQGPGMPDNGTLRTDFRVPEPKLTVTPALATAGRPLRVEGSGFVGCGRPVDGGAGALSVRHGTNEFGRVPVAADGRFAGEVTVPSGLADGAGALTVACVGGAGYDGDVSVQLAVVAATKDAEPVGDRSEAAVNLPSPADLFDEPRPVVVAGATALAALPVLGFSAELFNRTWAENRLRIRRRLRPGAARPRSQPRVPELQVLAFVVLSAATCVAVEPGTGWNAGTGALALALVAAVPLGVLVYEGPAEAYRRRISRIRALPHLVPGALVVAVLLAAASRLLGMAPGYVYGLFLAFTSAGLRRLSPADEGRAIALGSWSLAGLAVVSWVWRIPVTHVLNDSDGAPFGWVLAEDLLTQCFVASVVGLVFGLLPMRFMDGHALWRWNRWAWAAIYVAALFLFTLTLLDPTGVAGGTTRTMWLRSMYLFAGAAVLSVLFWATFRLRPARPPVTP